gcggtgggtccagagcctacctggaatcattgggcgcaaggcgggaatacaccctggagggggcgccagtccttcacagggcaacacagacacacacacacacacacacattcactcccacctacagacacttttgagtcgacaatccacctaccaacgtgtgttttttgactgtgggaagaaacaggagcacccagaggaaacccacgcagacacggggagaacacaccaactcctcacagacagtcacccggagcgggaatcgaacccacaacctccaggtccctggagctgtgtgactgcgacacctacctgctagcaccaccgtgccgccccccatTAGTTGTCAgtaataatcaaattaaaagaaataaacacctgaaatatatcagtaggtgtgtaatgaatgagtataatatacaagtttcactttttgaatggaactactgaaataaatctttttttaatgataatctaattttatgaccagcacctataTAACGCATTTTAGGAGTGGAGGTGCCAGTAttttatatagtgcactattatataGTGAGTAGAGAGTCATGTGAGGCTGAACCTCCGtagttttggagatacatgtttgggGCGTGACTTATTAACTCGTAGCTCCGCCTGTTTCCGTGTGATCCAATGACAAACCGCGATGCAACATTCAAATCCTGATCAGCGGAGCTCTGTTCTGTTAGCAGTGAATCAAGCGTTAGACTCTGCGGTGTCAGAGTAACATTTTAAACGTTGTCTTTTTGTTGTGAGTAGTTTTGATTTGCAGAACTAAGCTATTAATAGACAACGGACGCGAAACGGTCAGAATTAAGGTAGGTTACCGCTCGGGAAAGAGACTTTGTAGCTTTGTAGCTGCTGGTTAGATCGGTTAGCACTGGGTTTCGTTAATCAACACCGCATGAGGAGTGATAACGTTTATTTATGATTCTTTACGAATGAGATCACAGCAGAAATGCATACTGTAAGCTAACAGACCTTGCTTTGTGTCATCCTAAACATATCCGTGAGTTGTTGTTCTTTTAAACCAGTGAATTCAATACATATTACCTTCGATAAACACCAGGGCCTGGCGATTGAAACTTTTAACATCGTGTTTTGTTATTCCTTTTTGGCAGTTTACTGTTATACGATATTTAATATAAGTTAAATATAAACTATTAGAATTCAGACGTTTGTAATCACTGTTAAAATGTTACAGATAAATCTATGACATGTTCTGCTCTTAAGCTACAAAAAACATCtaacattttaattcattataGGGAAACAGTGACAAGATTGTCCAGATATGATGTGTTTAGAACAATGACCTGAGATGCTGATGGCTCCTTAATGATTGAGAAAGGAGTATCCACCAATAATGCTGCGGTTAACATCCAGATTGCCTCAATGAAGATTAACAACTAGAAAAGAAATTTCCTAATTCTCTAAAGGTGGTTTAAATGAAACTTCACATCGTTGCTTTGATTTAATACGTATagatttataaaaatgaatgtcCCCAAATTCTGCTCACCTGCAACTCAAAGACCCGCTCCACAAGTTGATGGGACTGGTTTATTAAGTATGCGACATCCACTCAAACAAGACTGTCTTTGGAAGACTGCATTTTTCAAAGTCTAAATGCTCAGGCTTGGTGCTGACTGTTTATTTCACACATTGTATGTCTTCTAGCATATaacaacacctcacagacattaTAACAAGGCAGAAAAAACTTGATTTTATCCGGATGGAGTCTTTAAAATATGGTAATTAAATCTGGAGGGAGATAACCTATTAAAGATATCAAGAAATTGCTATAAATACATTCTTAAAATATAGTAATTATTTTACACCAAAACACAACATTTTAATAAGTGTCTTGGAAAAACATCCTGTTGTCTAGTTGATAGTTTCAACTTTTTATTATAcaggttaaaataaaataactaattattaatgtaaattgtgaattattattattttttttttaatcatgtatCCTCAGGTTTCTGATATGGAGAGTGTTCAGAGGGAGAGGTGTGAAAATGGTGGCGGTCAACTTGGAGTACCTGTCTTCTCACCTAATCACCCGTCTTCATCAGACTCCTTAACAAACCTGTGTCCCAATTCTCCTATGTGGAGAATTGCTGATGAAACGTTCCCATACGTGTCTGGAATATTTGATGAAACTATAGAGCCAACCTTTAATTTAGATGGACCTGGAACCACTGGTCTCCCTGATAGCTCACAGTTAAAAATACTTGCAAAAAGTCCAGCTGCTCTCTGTTCAGGATTAAGAAGTCAAATCAAGGCAGCTTACAGCAGCTGGCTTGGTGCACCATTGGAGAATGGTCATTCAGTAGATTTCAGCATGTCCATTACATCTCCACCGAATGTTCAGGAAGAGGTTACTAATGTCTCTCAAGCCAATTTGAAGGAGGGTACAGGTGACATTGGCTTACCTGTCCCAGAGTCTAATATTTGCTTTGAAAAAAGTGACTTGAAGTTGGAGTCTCAGAACAGTACTTTTGATGTGGCTAAAGGTCATAAAGAGAAGTCTTCTGAACTGAGTTCCTCTATATCTCTGCCTTGTGCAAAGACAAAAGAGTCAAGCAATGTTACTTTTGAAAAGACACATGAGCTTAAAGATGATCACGCTCCTGGACTTAGTCCCTCTGTATCTTCGACTGATGCCAGTCTACAAACTGCGCATGAAAAAAATCTAAACTCAACTGTAGACGTTTGTGGCCCTTCAAacatcaccacagagcagacaAATGAGAAGCTTGATAATACTGTGGATATTTGTCAACCCCAGTCATATGTTCCTTCCACTGAGGACTGTGAGAAGCATGGCACATTTACAAAGACTTCAGAGGAGACTTGTGCTAACTTAACTGGTGATGTGGAGCAGAATGATGGGGCATCTCTTCATGTTTCTACTAACTCTAGTGAGTCAAGTTCTGCTAATCCATATGCAGTGGACAGGACCTTCACTAAACCGAATACAACAACTGATAGCAGACCTCTAGGACCTCTTCCCAACTTGAAGAATGCTGATGGAAATTCCACTATGAATATGACAAAACCGGCCGACACAGGATTGCCAACACAAACTGATGGTGGGAGTGAAGGTGACAAACACATACCTGAGCCTACCAGCACAATGCCTATTGTTAAAATTAATTCTGAGGTGGTAGTTTGTTCCAACAGAACTCTGGATTTGCCTGATACTGAAGGTAAAGAAGAGGAACACCAGGATATGCTCAGAAGGAGAAATGGAGTTTCTGAACAGGAATGTTTTCTCAACATGGACATAAGTCATAGTAGTGTGTTTTCCTTTGATACACTTGAAATGAAACAATGTGGTATTGTCACATCCACACCTATTGTTTTGGACAGAGGCTTTGACAGATTGAGACGTGTGAAGGCCACAGATATACAAAAACGGCTTTCTGTGATTAACAGTATTGAAGCACAGTCAATTGATGATCTGGTTGGTGTTAGTGAACATGATACTGTAGATCCATCACAGTCCAACCTATCATCTGTTAAGCCTGAGATGTCTAGTCAGACACACAAAGTTTCAGTGAAATCCATCTCAGATTCCTCAACTTCTGAATCTGCAGTTGTGAACAAACCTCTCTCCCAACTTGCAGTCAGAAGGAAAATTCCCCATCCCTCCTGTAAATCCAATATTTCCAAGACCCAGATCCTTTCAAAGCATCCCATCCCTCAAACAACATCAGTAGTTTCTAAAGCAAAAACTGTGTCATCAGCCCCTGCCCTAGATCAGCCAGAGACATCCTCAACTGCTCTGCGTAGCATAAGAAGGCTCAATAAAGGAAAAACCCTTGTGCCTCCTAAGAACACCTTGACAGCTGGCACTTTAAAGGTAGGTTAGACTATGaatcttaattttattttttattttttaagtaatGTTAAAAATTCACTatgtatgcattttttttatccTTAATGAAACTTATTCATGATTTGTTGTAAGTATTCCAACCACATGAGGTGTCTTTCATAGAACTTGTAGCCCCTCTAACCTTGTAAAACCGTGAGCAATGCTATGAACACGCAATTATCATTACATTTATTCTGCTAGCATTTTTGGGACAAGTCATACTCCTGCACCCATGAGAATGGACTATATATTTCTCAGCGGTAGGATTTcaaatatttcttatttgtaacgtttttttttttttcctttcccctCCTAGATGACATCTGTGGCTAACGCAAGCAGTAGATGTACTTTGACAACAGGTAGTAGATTTcagaaatgtattcattaatttgtttatttaatgttctGTACACAGTCTGGAGTGGGAGCCAGTCCTTATTTTTAcatgattattaatattaaccATTAACAATGGTCTTATtgtgaaaacaattttattgtaTTAATGGTATCAGTTCTTGACATTAGGAAAATATGGGAAATATGAACACATGTAATTTTTGCAGATGGTGGGTTTTGACAGAATATAGAATAGCTGCATGTTTCATTTGAAAGACTGAAATAAGTGAAGTTCAGCATGTGAAAATACTGAATAAACTTTTTTCTGGTACATTCTGGCTGTCCAAATTTGTACAATTAATATTGTGATACATATTGTGAAACTATCCTGAAGTGTTATGGTGTGGTATTATCTCTTTCGGTATAAAGTTTTGTTACTTAGGTTGCTATAGCTCTTCCATGAAATTCCCTGTTTTTCCCAacctattatttttaaaatggcagtCAGTGttatcataaaatatattttataaaaggtAACCTTTCAGTTTGCTATAATCTGCTCATTGTACTGTTGTTCACTTGGGGCTATGCCACACTAATGTAGCTCACGAGGGGGCAGACTGATGCTCGGCTTTCCTGGTGGACCTATCTAAAACTACCCAAGCCAggttatatttttattgacaaTGTACAGTTTTACTGCTTTTGTGGTTTACAATGAACTGGGAATGAATTGTTTTGAAGTCAGAAATCCTGACTTTACACAATATAGGTTTTGCACTTCAAATTTgcaatttgtttgtttcttgtaTTGCGTCTACAGATTCAAAGCCTTCACCCGCTTTGACACAGTCTGAACTACCAAGCCTACCGCCCCCTGGCCGAGGAAGATTTGGTTTTaaacaacctggagctgtgggcTTTTCAGCAGAAAGTCATTCTCAGACTAATAACAAACCAACTGGTTTATCAGGTGTGTTCATAGTCTTAGTTTTTCATTAACTTATTTCAGATGATTCAAATGCAAAATGGTAGAACACTTATAGAACACTTATGTTATTAAAATTGAATTAAAGGTATAAAAACAAGGAGTTCACTGCTTCCAGCTTTTGCCCAGAAGCATGCAAGCAGTGAGGCCTTGCCTCTGGCAAAAAGGAAAAGATCTGGTAGGGTTATATTTGTCTGCTTGATTCTTTGTAATCTAATGAACTCAATATATGCTGTGCTTTAACCTGaggcaatttttttttcttcgttCAGAGCAACTCACTTGTGCTGAAGCTCAAACAAGCTCAAAGCCAGCTGGACGTGCTCAGAAACCAGTTACAGCTCCCAAGCCCAAATCTAGTAAGGGCTGGTTACCTATAGTGCTTTCTGTACCTGGACTTTTTTCGTTGTTGAAAAATCAATGTCTTGTTTCACATCAAAGAATTAGTGTCCAACCCACACTACAGGATACAGAATCGTAAATATTGAACATTCACAACTGGGGTGTCCCTGACTGCACTGTAGTGTGGACCAGGCATTACACGTGAGCCTACTTTCAGCTCGTCGCATACAAGCAGGATATTTACATTTTCCTTACAGTTGTGCATAGTGCAGCATATACTtcaattttaatatttgaatcTTGATCTATGCTTATCtttagcagtctcctgaatttaagtcaatattgcccacctatggagcaggaatagaaaaATATCCTTATTTCTGTTCTTGCTGTGTGATGTTTGGAGGTCTAAACACCTCTAGATGTAGTTTCTCTACCATCAGATCAGAAAACACATTGGACTGAGacccttttttaaataaataaataaatttgctgaCACCagtgctttgtaaacacattagaccagtttccagcatgcaaactgACTGAAGAGCTAGAAAATGAGGATTATGAATCATTAATTTGGTATATGGGGTTGCatgttttaacaaaacaaatgtatattCTAAGAATGCTGCCCTCTAAGTATCTGAGAGATACTGCctaaaacaaatttaaacatgCATCACCTGCTTGTGGAATACAgtgtagttatttatttttattattattttttcctccCCCACAGACTGTGAAAAGTGTACGCTGCTTCAAGAGAAATTAAACACACTACATAAAGAACTAGGGGAAAtcctaaaacaacagaaaatacTTGCAGGtatgttatttttatgattattgccctttgataaaatgttaaaaatatacaaactactaaaaaaaagttttacaaACTGTTCTTAACAACCCATATCATTTTAGGTTGTGGAAACTGGTTACCCTTTCAAGAAAAACTTGAGAAGAGTTTAGAAGAGTTAAACAGATGTAGAGAGGGTAGGTTAAACTGTCTAAT
This region of Hoplias malabaricus isolate fHopMal1 chromosome 17, fHopMal1.hap1, whole genome shotgun sequence genomic DNA includes:
- the si:ch211-126c2.4 gene encoding serine-rich adhesin for platelets isoform X3, coding for MESVQRERCENGGGQLGVPVFSPNHPSSSDSLTNLCPNSPMWRIADETFPYVSGIFDETIEPTFNLDGPGTTGLPDSSQLKILAKSPAALCSGLRSQIKAAYSSWLGAPLENGHSVDFSMSITSPPNVQEEVTNVSQANLKEGTGDIGLPVPESNICFEKSDLKLESQNSTFDVAKGHKEKSSELSSSISLPCAKTKESSNVTFEKTHELKDDHAPGLSPSVSSTDASLQTAHEKNLNSTVDVCGPSNITTEQTNEKLDNTVDICQPQSYVPSTEDCEKHGTFTKTSEETCANLTGDVEQNDGASLHVSTNSSESSSANPYAVDRTFTKPNTTTDSRPLGPLPNLKNADGNSTMNMTKPADTGLPTQTDGGSEGDKHIPEPTSTMPIVKINSEVVVCSNRTLDLPDTEGKEEEHQDMLRRRNGVSEQECFLNMDISHSSVFSFDTLEMKQCGIVTSTPIVLDRGFDRLRRVKATDIQKRLSVINSIEAQSIDDLVGVSEHDTVDPSQSNLSSVKPEMSSQTHKVSVKSISDSSTSESAVVNKPLSQLAVRRKIPHPSCKSNISKTQILSKHPIPQTTSVVSKAKTVSSAPALDQPETSSTALRSIRRLNKGKTLVPPKNTLTAGTLKMTSVANASSRCTLTTAHEGAD
- the si:ch211-126c2.4 gene encoding serine-rich adhesin for platelets isoform X1; this translates as MESVQRERCENGGGQLGVPVFSPNHPSSSDSLTNLCPNSPMWRIADETFPYVSGIFDETIEPTFNLDGPGTTGLPDSSQLKILAKSPAALCSGLRSQIKAAYSSWLGAPLENGHSVDFSMSITSPPNVQEEVTNVSQANLKEGTGDIGLPVPESNICFEKSDLKLESQNSTFDVAKGHKEKSSELSSSISLPCAKTKESSNVTFEKTHELKDDHAPGLSPSVSSTDASLQTAHEKNLNSTVDVCGPSNITTEQTNEKLDNTVDICQPQSYVPSTEDCEKHGTFTKTSEETCANLTGDVEQNDGASLHVSTNSSESSSANPYAVDRTFTKPNTTTDSRPLGPLPNLKNADGNSTMNMTKPADTGLPTQTDGGSEGDKHIPEPTSTMPIVKINSEVVVCSNRTLDLPDTEGKEEEHQDMLRRRNGVSEQECFLNMDISHSSVFSFDTLEMKQCGIVTSTPIVLDRGFDRLRRVKATDIQKRLSVINSIEAQSIDDLVGVSEHDTVDPSQSNLSSVKPEMSSQTHKVSVKSISDSSTSESAVVNKPLSQLAVRRKIPHPSCKSNISKTQILSKHPIPQTTSVVSKAKTVSSAPALDQPETSSTALRSIRRLNKGKTLVPPKNTLTAGTLKMTSVANASSRCTLTTDSKPSPALTQSELPSLPPPGRGRFGFKQPGAVGFSAESHSQTNNKPTGLSGIKTRSSLLPAFAQKHASSEALPLAKRKRSEQLTCAEAQTSSKPAGRAQKPVTAPKPKSNCEKCTLLQEKLNTLHKELGEILKQQKILAGCGNWLPFQEKLEKSLEELNRCREDHL
- the si:ch211-126c2.4 gene encoding serine-rich adhesin for platelets isoform X2 → MESVQRERCENGGGQLGVPVFSPNHPSSSDSLTNLCPNSPMWRIADETFPYVSGIFDETIEPTFNLDGPGTTGLPDSSQLKILAKSPAALCSGLRSQIKAAYSSWLGAPLENGHSVDFSMSITSPPNVQEEVTNVSQANLKEGTGDIGLPVPESNICFEKSDLKLESQNSTFDVAKGHKEKSSELSSSISLPCAKTKESSNVTFEKTHELKDDHAPGLSPSVSSTDASLQTAHEKNLNSTVDVCGPSNITTEQTNEKLDNTVDICQPQSYVPSTEDCEKHGTFTKTSEETCANLTGDVEQNDGASLHVSTNSSESSSANPYAVDRTFTKPNTTTDSRPLGPLPNLKNADGNSTMNMTKPADTGLPTQTDGGSEGDKHIPEPTSTMPIVKINSEVVVCSNRTLDLPDTEGKEEEHQDMLRRRNGVSEQECFLNMDISHSSVFSFDTLEMKQCGIVTSTPIVLDRGFDRLRRVKATDIQKRLSVINSIEAQSIDDLVGVSEHDTVDPSQSNLSSVKPEMSSQTHKVSVKSISDSSTSESAVVNKPLSQLAVRRKIPHPSCKSNISKTQILSKHPIPQTTSVVSKAKTVSSAPALDQPETSSTALRSIRRLNKGKTLVPPKNTLTAGTLKMTSVANASSRCTLTTDSKPSPALTQSELPSLPPPGRGRFGFKQPGAVGFSAESHSQTNNKPTGLSEQLTCAEAQTSSKPAGRAQKPVTAPKPKSNCEKCTLLQEKLNTLHKELGEILKQQKILAGCGNWLPFQEKLEKSLEELNRCREDHL